One region of Endozoicomonas sp. Mp262 genomic DNA includes:
- a CDS encoding helix-turn-helix domain-containing protein, translated as MKYVTTITDEAVLLTLKFAKHYGPLRCIRERAHSLLLSNRGFTLEQIAEILEIRYQTASQWIDDWEEYGIRALYKGHGGGRPCIYDESEVQRIKELVAEEPRRLSYVKSKIEDETGKSSSKITLANIVKKQGWFTKDSVNHANINGTKSNSMTVKLL; from the coding sequence ATGAAGTACGTCACTACAATCACTGATGAAGCTGTTTTATTAACTTTGAAATTCGCCAAACACTACGGACCTCTGAGATGTATAAGGGAAAGAGCCCATAGCCTTTTATTGAGCAATCGTGGCTTTACCCTTGAGCAAATTGCCGAAATACTTGAAATTAGATATCAAACTGCTTCTCAGTGGATTGATGATTGGGAAGAATATGGTATTCGTGCCTTGTACAAGGGGCATGGTGGCGGTAGGCCGTGCATATATGACGAATCCGAAGTGCAACGCATAAAAGAATTAGTGGCTGAAGAGCCTCGTCGCTTATCGTATGTCAAATCCAAGATCGAGGATGAAACCGGTAAATCTTCATCAAAAATTACTCTGGCAAACATTGTAAAAAAGCAGGGCTGGTTTACAAAAGACTCCGTAAATCATGCAAACATAAACGGGACGAAGAGCAATTCCATGACTGTAAAACTGCTCTGA
- a CDS encoding IS66 family transposase — protein MNDTLAHLPDDPTILKAYIAQLQGRLSTLEEHIRQLIRQRFGASSEKAPANQFGLFNEAEQDQPDNPDAVAKAEAEITVPAHQRKKPGRKPLPEALPRVRREHDLPEQEKVCSCCGSHDLHRIGEEVSEQLDIIPAKVQVIQNVRPKYACRHCEGSIQTAPMPPQPIPGSIATPGLLAYIATGKYVDGLPLYRQEQFVLNRLGVEVARATTAQWMVRCGELVQPLVNLMRDHLLESPLIHCDETHVKVLRESGKKAQSLSYMWVQVAEPVPDHRVILFDYDPSRSGSVPVRLLEGFKGYLQTDGYEGYAAIGRQEGIISQGCWAHARRKFNEAVKGLKKGVKTGKAYMGMAYIQKLYRIEREIKDCSCEEKKMIRQQKSRDILSQLRQWLDKSLPQTPPKTLLGKALNYLNNQWDKLIRYCDEGYLRMDNNLAENAIRPFVIGRKAWLFSTSQAGANASANLYSLVETAKACGLESYAYLKEVFTQLPAAKTLADIEQLLPWNQNSS, from the coding sequence ATGAACGACACCCTTGCACATCTTCCTGATGACCCCACTATCCTCAAAGCCTACATTGCCCAGCTGCAAGGCAGGCTTTCCACTCTTGAGGAACATATCCGGCAACTGATCCGGCAGCGCTTTGGCGCGTCTAGCGAAAAAGCACCAGCCAATCAGTTCGGCCTGTTCAATGAGGCCGAGCAGGACCAGCCTGACAATCCTGATGCAGTGGCAAAAGCAGAGGCAGAAATCACAGTCCCTGCCCATCAGCGCAAGAAGCCGGGGCGCAAGCCATTACCTGAAGCCCTGCCCAGGGTTCGTCGGGAACATGACCTCCCTGAACAGGAAAAGGTCTGCTCCTGTTGCGGTAGCCATGACCTGCACAGGATCGGCGAGGAAGTCAGCGAGCAACTGGATATCATTCCCGCCAAGGTTCAGGTTATTCAGAACGTGCGCCCAAAGTATGCCTGTCGCCATTGTGAAGGCTCCATCCAGACCGCACCCATGCCTCCCCAGCCCATACCGGGTAGTATCGCTACACCGGGCTTGCTGGCCTACATTGCCACCGGAAAATATGTGGACGGCTTGCCCCTGTACCGCCAAGAACAGTTTGTGCTGAACCGGCTCGGGGTTGAAGTGGCCAGGGCAACCACAGCCCAGTGGATGGTGCGTTGCGGTGAACTGGTACAGCCCCTGGTCAACCTGATGCGAGATCATTTACTTGAATCTCCGCTGATCCATTGTGACGAAACCCATGTCAAGGTGCTGAGGGAGTCAGGGAAGAAAGCACAGAGCCTGTCGTACATGTGGGTACAGGTGGCAGAGCCTGTTCCAGATCACAGAGTCATTCTATTTGATTATGATCCCAGTCGGAGTGGGTCCGTTCCTGTCAGGTTGCTGGAAGGCTTTAAGGGGTATCTGCAAACGGATGGCTATGAGGGCTATGCTGCCATAGGCCGACAGGAAGGCATTATCAGCCAGGGCTGCTGGGCCCATGCCCGGAGAAAATTCAATGAAGCGGTAAAAGGCCTGAAAAAAGGGGTAAAAACTGGAAAGGCTTATATGGGAATGGCCTATATCCAGAAGCTTTACCGTATTGAACGGGAAATAAAAGACTGTTCCTGTGAAGAAAAGAAAATGATCCGGCAACAGAAAAGCCGGGACATTCTCAGTCAGCTACGACAATGGTTAGATAAATCGCTACCACAAACGCCCCCTAAAACACTGTTGGGTAAGGCGCTTAATTACCTCAATAACCAGTGGGATAAACTGATTCGCTACTGCGATGAGGGTTATCTACGCATGGACAATAATCTGGCAGAAAACGCCATTCGCCCCTTTGTCATCGGGCGTAAAGCATGGCTGTTTAGCACCAGTCAGGCAGGCGCTAATGCCAGCGCTAATCTGTACAGTCTGGTAGAGACAGCGAAAGCCTGTGGCTTGGAGTCATATGCCTATTTAAAGGAGGTGTTTACCCAGCTACCCGCAGCAAAAACACTGGCGGATATTGAGCAACTGCTGCCATGGAATCAAAACTCTTCTTAA
- the tnpB gene encoding IS66 family insertion sequence element accessory protein TnpB (TnpB, as the term is used for proteins encoded by IS66 family insertion elements, is considered an accessory protein, since TnpC, encoded by a neighboring gene, is a DDE family transposase.) — MIRPAADTDVFLYSEPVDMRKSINGLATLVEQEMALSPFDRKLFVFCNRGRDKVKLLYWERNGFVLWYKRLEKFRFQWHWDSMPSHIDGDLLNRLLDGYDIRPPQPHPALTYTSMI, encoded by the coding sequence ATGATTCGTCCAGCGGCTGATACTGACGTATTCCTTTATAGTGAGCCCGTGGATATGCGTAAGTCTATCAATGGCCTGGCCACTCTGGTGGAACAGGAGATGGCTCTGTCCCCCTTTGACCGCAAGCTGTTTGTGTTTTGCAACCGGGGAAGAGACAAGGTGAAGCTGCTTTACTGGGAGCGCAATGGCTTTGTCCTCTGGTATAAGCGACTGGAGAAATTCCGGTTCCAATGGCACTGGGATAGCATGCCCTCCCATATTGATGGTGATCTTCTCAACCGACTGCTGGATGGCTATGACATTCGTCCTCCTCAACCTCATCCTGCGCTGACCTACACGTCAATGATCTGA
- a CDS encoding IS91 family transposase yields MYGCFLIRIPSKLKQLLLTGQLWWNYYQKHTGNLRDVVLDNINRILACGRLFMGYATWLCSNEQCSHSKKICMGCKSRFCNTCGKKLTDQWIEKQRVLLPDTEWQHITFTMPCELWAFFLLNRELLKPLSAIAAKAIQTVARKKGITPGIFTALHTFGRDLKWNVHIHLSVTRGGITEDSQHWKALFFSREAIMPQWRYGMINLLREAYKSGTLTLPDTLQANCHNLTDFNRFLNAHYQKSWIVHFAQATKTPKATISYLGRYLKRPPLAMSRLKHYDGNTVVFEYLDHKSKRYLNFTCEGEEFLDRLIQHIPEKGFQMIRYYGFLANRVRSTLLPKVYTLLNQPERNALTITYAGLLKSSFGLDPHQCILCQSAMVFAGITRGRPQRELHKYSQALALAKPIR; encoded by the coding sequence TTGTACGGTTGTTTTCTTATCCGCATCCCATCAAAACTAAAACAGCTACTCCTGACCGGCCAGCTCTGGTGGAACTACTACCAGAAACACACTGGTAATTTGCGGGACGTGGTACTGGACAACATCAACCGGATACTCGCCTGCGGTCGCTTGTTCATGGGCTATGCCACATGGTTGTGCAGTAACGAACAGTGTAGTCACTCCAAAAAAATTTGCATGGGTTGCAAGTCACGTTTTTGCAATACCTGCGGAAAAAAACTCACTGACCAGTGGATTGAAAAGCAGCGAGTCTTACTGCCCGATACCGAGTGGCAACATATCACCTTCACTATGCCTTGTGAGCTTTGGGCATTTTTTTTGCTCAACCGTGAGTTGTTGAAGCCACTCAGCGCCATTGCCGCCAAGGCCATACAGACCGTTGCCAGAAAGAAAGGCATTACTCCCGGCATCTTTACCGCCCTGCATACCTTTGGCCGTGACCTGAAATGGAATGTCCATATTCACCTGTCCGTTACCCGTGGCGGCATCACTGAAGACAGTCAACACTGGAAAGCCCTGTTCTTCTCCCGTGAAGCCATCATGCCCCAGTGGCGTTACGGGATGATCAACCTGCTCAGGGAAGCCTACAAAAGCGGTACGCTAACCTTGCCGGACACATTGCAAGCCAACTGCCACAACCTGACGGACTTTAACCGTTTCCTGAATGCCCATTACCAGAAAAGCTGGATCGTTCACTTTGCCCAGGCCACCAAAACACCGAAGGCGACCATCAGTTATCTCGGGCGCTACCTGAAGCGGCCACCGCTGGCGATGTCACGACTCAAACACTACGACGGCAATACCGTGGTGTTTGAGTACCTGGATCACAAAAGCAAACGCTACCTGAACTTTACCTGTGAAGGTGAGGAGTTCCTCGACCGGCTGATCCAGCATATTCCGGAAAAGGGTTTCCAGATGATTCGTTACTATGGTTTTCTGGCAAACAGGGTACGCTCAACCTTACTACCGAAGGTCTACACCCTGCTCAACCAGCCGGAGCGTAATGCCCTGACAATCACCTATGCAGGCTTGCTGAAAAGCAGCTTTGGCCTTGACCCTCACCAATGCATTCTCTGCCAGTCAGCGATGGTGTTTGCCGGTATTACCCGAGGAAGACCGCAAAGGGAACTGCACAAATACTCACAGGCGCTCGCTCTTGCGAAGCCGATCCGTTGA